TTGTGGCCCACGCTTCACACTCTGCAACTTTCTCGCGCTCATCTTCTTCGCCCACGGGGGACACCACCATGAACCAGCCCTGGCAGCAGCAGCCGCAGCAGCCGAATCCCTACGGCCAGCAGCCCCCGCCGCAGCAGCCCGGCCCGTACGGCCAGCAGCCCCCGCAGCCCGGCTACGGCCAGCAGCAGCCCCAGCAGCCGTACGGCATGCCCCCGCACGGCGCCCCGCAGTACGGCGCCCCCGGCGGCTTCCCGCCGCCGCCCGCGCCGGTCCGCCAGGGCAACGTGGGCCTCGCGGTGCTCCTCGGCATCGTGGCCATGCTCGTCGGCGCCGGCATCTACGGCTACATCCTCAAGGCCACCGACGGCCGCCAGATCGGCTACCTCGCCATCGGTGTGGGCGCCCTCGTCGGAGCGGCCCTCGGCAAGATCGGCGGACGCAACGCCGTCCTCCCGGTCGTCGGCGTGGCCCTCGGGCTCCTCGGCGTCTACCTCGGCCAGATATTCGGCTACTCCCTGGCGCTCGCCGACTTCCTGAACGTGCCGGTCACCGAGGTGCTCTTCGACCACTTCGAGGTCGTCAACAAGGCGTGGAAGGAAGACATGGGCGGCATGGACGTCCTCTTCTACGCCCTCGGCGGCGTCGGCGCCTTCAGCGCCGCCCGCAAGCTCGGCGGCTGACAGCCACCCCCGAGTCGCCCGGCGGGCCCCGCACACGCCGAAGGGCCCGGACCGCCGAAGCGGTCCGGGCCCTCGAAGGCGTGGATCAGCGGTTGTCGTGCTGCGACGGCGCGACCGTCACCTCGACCCGCTGGAACTCCTTCAGCTCGCTGTAGCCCGTGGTGGCCATCGCGCGGCGCAGCGCGCCGAACATGTTCATCGAGCCGTCCGGGGTGTGCGAGGGACCGGCGAGGATCTCCTCGGTCGTGCCGACCGTGCCCAGGTTCATGCGCTTGCCGCGCGGCACGTCCTCGTGGACGGCCTCCATGCCCCAGTGGTAGCCGCGGCCCGGCGCGTCCGTGGCGCGCGCGAGCGGGGAGCCCATCATCACGGCGTCCGCGCCACAGGCGATGGCCTTCGGCAGATCGCCCGACCAGCCCACGCCGCCGTCCGCGATGACGTGGACGTAACGGCCGCCGGACTCGTCCATGTAGTCACGGCGGGCGGCGGCCACGTCGGCGACCGCGGTCGCCATCGGGACCTGGATGCCCAGCACATTGCGCGTGGTGTGCGCCGCGCCACCGCCGAAGCCGACGAGGACACCCGCCGCGCCGGTGCGCATCAGGTGCAGCGCGGCGGTGTAGGTCGCGCAGCCGCCGACGATGACCGGGACGTCGAGCTCGTAGATGAACTGCTTGAGGTTCAGCGGCTCGGCGGCACCGGAGAC
The window above is part of the Streptomyces syringium genome. Proteins encoded here:
- a CDS encoding GuaB3 family IMP dehydrogenase-related protein gives rise to the protein MTEIEIGRGKRGRRAYAFDDIAVVPSRRTRDPKEVSIAWQIDAYRFELPFLAAPMDSVVSPETAIRIGELGGLGVLNLEGLWTRYEDPEPLLAEIAELDETAATKRLQEIYAAPIKEELIGQRIKEVRDSGVVTAAALSPQRTAQFSKAVVDAGVDIFVIRGTTVSAEHVSGAAEPLNLKQFIYELDVPVIVGGCATYTAALHLMRTGAAGVLVGFGGGAAHTTRNVLGIQVPMATAVADVAAARRDYMDESGGRYVHVIADGGVGWSGDLPKAIACGADAVMMGSPLARATDAPGRGYHWGMEAVHEDVPRGKRMNLGTVGTTEEILAGPSHTPDGSMNMFGALRRAMATTGYSELKEFQRVEVTVAPSQHDNR